Sequence from the Sphingobium indicum B90A genome:
GGTCGGCGGCTTTGGGTCGTTCGACCGGTGGAGGGCATTCTTGAAGCAATCGGCAGAGCGATCGCGGTTATCTCGCCGCGCTTTCATCCAGGCCGGCGGCGCGGGGCTGGCGGTTTCCACCCTGGGTGCTGCGGCATCTGCTCCGGCTGTTGCCGCGGTGGGCCGGCAGTGGACCCAAATCGCGGATATAGTCGTGGTCGGCAGCGGCGCGGCCGCCTCGGTTGCCGCACTTGCGGCTGCCAAGGACGGCGCGAAGGTCCTCATGCTGGAAAAAGCGCCGGTATATGGCGGTACGTCCGCGAAATCCGGTGGGGCTTTCTGGGTGCCCAATAATTTCAGGCTGAAGGAGCGGGGGATCGAGGATCCAAAGGCTTCGCTCCTGGCTTATTGCGCTGCCTATTCATATCCGCATCTTTTCGACAGCAATTCACCGACGCTCGGCCTGGGTGAGGATGTCTACAAACTGCTTGAGGCGTTTTACGACAACGCGTCGCCGATGACGGACATGTTGCGGGAAATCAAGGCAGCCGAGATAGGCCGCTTTCATGTCCTTCCCGACGGCCAGGGAACCGATCTGCCTGACTATGGCGTGCTCGACGGCAACAATAAGGTGCCTCGCGGACGGTGCCTCGGACCCATCAAGCCTGATGGGTCGCCAGGATTCGGCGCGGAGTTGATGCGCCAGATCAAGGCGCGCATCGACGCTTATGGCATTCCCCTGCTCACCAGCCACCAGGTTGTCCGCCTGGTTACCGACGGGGATGGCGCGGTGCTCGGCGTCGAGGCGCTGAACGACGGGAAGGAGGTTTCCTTTGGCGCGCGCAAAGGCGTGATCTTCGCAACGGGCGGATTCACCTATAATCGCGAAATGCTCAATCTCCATCAGACTGGGCCGGTCTATGGCGGTTGCGGGGTGCCGACTAATACTGGCGACTTTGTATCAATTGCCGGGGCTGTCGGCGCAAAGCTCGGCAATATGGGAAGCGCCTGGCGCGCCGAGATCGTGCTGGAAGAGGCGCTGGAATATGTAAGCGTGCCAAGCGACGTATGGATTCCGCCGGGCGACAGCATGTTCATTGTCAATCGCTATGGGAATCGTGTCTTCAACGAGAAGCGCAATTACCATGACCGTGCGCGCGTACATCAACATTATGATCCCAACGGCTCTGTTGCAAAGATTGGCGGCAGTCAGAGGTAGGCTGTCGCTCTGCGCCGATCAGGCGGCTGCTGCGAAATGGTGGTTGAGCATGCCCATGGCCTCCGTCAGCGCCGAGGGCCCAATGCCAAAAGCTCTCTCCACAAGGCGCACCTCGCCCCTGATGCCGGGCTGCAGGCACCAGGGGCGAGCCTGTCCTTTGCGCAGGGCTCGCATGACTTCGAATCCCTTGATCGTGGCATAGGCCGTGGGGATCGATTTGAAACCGCGCACCGGCTTGATCAGTATCTTGAGCTTTCCGTGATCGGCCTCGATCACGTTATTGAGATACTTCACCTGCCGGTGGGCCGTCTCCCGGTCCAGCTTTCCTTCGCGCTTCAATTCGGTGATCGCTGCACCATAGCTCGGCGCTTTGTCGGTATTGAGCGTGGCAGGCTTTTCCCAGTGCTTCAGGCCTCGCAGGGCCTTGCCCAGGAACCGCTTCGCTGCCTTGGCGCTGCGGGTCGGCGACAGGTAGAAATCGATCGTGTCGCCCCGCTTGTCGACTGCCCGGTACAGGTAGGTCCACTTGCCCCGCACCTTGACGTAGGTTTCATCCAGGCGCCAGCTCGGATCAAAGCCACGCCGCCAGAACCAGCGCAGCCGCTTCTCCATCTCCGGGGCGTAGCACTGGACCCAGCGATAGATCGTCGTATGGTCGACCGAAATGCCGCGTTCCGCCAGCATTTCCTCAAGGTCGCGATAGCTGATCGGATAGCGACAATACCAGCGCACCGCCCACAGGATCACATCACCCTGGAAATGGCGCCACTTGAAATCCGTCATCGTTCCGTCCGTCCAATCTCCGCCAAGCATGCTCAAGCTTCACGATTTTTGCAACAGAGCCCCGATCTGAACGGCGTGCACGCTTCGGGCGAGGTGGAATATGGCAATTATGATTCCAGGAAGGTGAAGGGCATGCTGAACCTGCCCTTGACGCAGAGCCTGGGCGCGCGCTTCGCCGGAATATACGTCAATCGCGACGGCTATACGAAGAACCTCCATGACGGCGCCAGGCTGGACGGGCGCGACATCTACGCCGTCCGCGCCTCCCTTCGCTGGGAACCGTCCAGTTCCACGACGATCGACCTCCTGGGCTATTATTTCCATGAAAAGGACAATCGCCTTCGCATCCAGAAGCAGAAATGCCTGCGCGATCCCACGGGCGTGCTCGGCTGCCTTCCCGGCCGGCTGGGCAATGACTATACCAACAACAATGCGACGTTCGGCGGCACGCTGACGTCCCGCGAATATCTGACGATGCAGGGCGGTCCGGGCATCGGCGCGCTTGCCCTGGGCAGCCTCTATGGTCCCGACTCCAATCTTGGAAATTCGCTCATCGCCGACCCCAGGACCGTCAACACCGACTTCCATCCCACCTTCTTTTCCGATGAGATCCAGGCGCAATTGCGGATCGAACATGATTTCGGGCCGGTCACCCTGAAGGTGTCGGGCCAGTATCAGCGCACGCGCACCGCCGCGTCGCAGGATTATAATCTGAGCGTCAACAACGCCGCGCTGTTCCTTCCCGGCCTTTCGACCCTGCAAGCCTATGGCAACGGCGTCGCAGGCCCCTCGCTCGCGCAATTCGGACGGGTTGCTGCCGCGCTGATCCCCAACGGCCCGGCCGGCCCCTATTGCACGTCGATCGTCGAACCGAGCGCCACGGGCGCATTCGGGGGCCACAGCCTATGCTCCGCGACGCCCCAGGATTTCGACCGCACCAGCCTGTTCGGCCGGGCCTTCACCGGCGAGGCGATCGTCGCCAGCAAGTTCGACGGGCCGTTCAACTTCCTGGTCGGCGGCATATACAGCGATTATCGCAACCACAATGCCGACTACAACGTCAACGCGTTCAATATCGATTATGCGGCAGGCGTGCTCGGCGTGCTGACGTCGCTCGGCCAACAGGGAGGGCAGGCCGCCGCGGGCCAGCCCGTCACCTATCCCACCGTGTTCCTCGCCTCCCCCTATGTCCGCAACAATTCCCAGCTATTCCAGCTCAAATCCTACGGCCTGTTCGGCGAAGCCTATTTCGAGCCGAACGACCGGCTGAAGCTGACGGCGGGGCTGAGATATAATCATGACGACAAGTCCAATCGCGCGCGCAATACCATCATCTCCTTCCCCGTGCCCTACGGCACGGCAAACGCGTTCGATTCCCCCTTCTTCGCCGCCTATGACGCCGATGCCGGGCGGCCGGGCATCCAGCCCGTGCAGCAGCGCGACGCGACTTTCGGCGAGTTCACCGGCCGGGCCGTGATCGATTTCCAGGTCACGCCGAGGAACCTGCTCTACGCCTCCTATTCGCGCGGCTACAAGTCGGGCGGCATCAACCCGCCGCTGCTGCCGATCTTCAACATCTCCGACAGTTTCGAGCCTGAATTCGTGAACGCGCTGGAGGTCGGATCGAAGAACAGCTTTCTCGGCGGCAGCCTGCGGCTCAATGCATCCGCCTTCTACTATCAGTACAAGGGACTCCAGCTCAGCCGCATCGTCAGTCGCACCAGCGTGAACGACAATGTCGACGCGGACATCTACGGCATCGAGCTTGAAGCGATCGCCCGGCCCATCCCGGCGCTGACGGTCAACATCAACGCCAGCTACCTTCATACCAAGGTATCGTCGGACAGATACATCACCAATCCGCGAGACCCGTCGGGCGGCCGCAGCGACGCCGTCATCGTCAAGGACATCTCGAACGGTTCCAACTGCACGGTCGTCCCCAACACCGCCGGCAATTCCGCCGCGTCAAACAATTTCGTCAATTTCGTGAATGGGGAGATCAACGCGGGCCGGGTCGTCAACTCCTCGACCGGGCGTCCCTTGTTCCGGCCGGGCGCCGGCCTGCAAGGGACCACCCCCTTCCCGGCCGACAGCGGGCTGAACGGCGCGACGGGGGCCTACAGCATTTGTTCGGCCTTGGCCTCCTACGTCGCCAGCGCGGGCGCGGGGCCAAGCGGAGTCTCCGTCCTCACCGACGGCGTTCCGGTGAACCTGCGCGGCAACCGCCTGCCGCAGGCGCCCGACTTCAAGGTTTCGGCGGGCGCGCAATATGTCGTCGACATGGGAACGGGCGGGTCCACCCTCGTGCCCCGCGTCGACGTCATCCTCACCGGCGGCAGCTATGGATCGGTGTTCAACGGAAACGCCAATCGCATACCCAGCTATGTGATCGTCAACGCGCAGTTGCAGCTCAACGGCCGCGACGACCGCTGGTTCGTGCGCGCCTTCGTGCAGAACCTGACCGACAGCAATGCGATCACCGGCCTCTACGTATCCGACCAGCCTTCGGGCCTCTTCACCAACATCTTCACGCTCGAACCGCGACGCTATGGGATCGCCGCCGGAGTGAATTTCTAAGGGCTGGGCTGCGCGGACAAATTCCAGACTCACCGGACTGAGTGATTTGGGTGGGTTCCCGCCACTCGCCTTTCGTCACCCCGGGCTTGACCCGGGGTCCCGCTGCCTTGGTCGAGGCGCCGTTTTACAAGAAAAGCGAGACCCCGGATCAAGTCCGGGGTGACGGAAAACTGATGTTCGCAACTGGCCAATTCCCGACCTTTCGAATTCGTCCACGCTGCCTTGGGAATCGGTGAAAACCTCGCCCGGCCTGGCGGCGACGAAGCGGGCGGGGTCGACGCCCGCCGCGGCCAACGCCTCGCCAAGGCGAAGCACCGGCTCATCGCGCGGCTCGTCGGTGAGGCGGAATGTGCCCCAATGGATGCCAAGCGCCCGCCGCGCGCCGACGATCTGGAAAATGCGCACCGCTTCGGCGGGGTCGACATGCTGGGCAGCCATGAACCAGCGCGGCGCATAGGCGCCGATGGGAAGGAGAGCAAGATCAGGCGATCCCAGATGCGCGATCCGGGCGAAGATCGCGCCGTCGCCGAAGCCGGTGTCGCCCGCGAACCAGACGGTGCCGACCGGCGTCGCGAGGAAATGGCCCGACCAGAGCGCCATGCGCCGGTCCGCCAGCGACCGATTGCTCCAATGGACCGCCGGCGTGAGGGTGGTGGCGATGCCTGGCGCGAGCGTGATCGCATCCCACCAATCGCCGGTCGCCAGCCTGGCATCGGGAATATGGGCGCGCACTATGGCGTCATTGCCAAGCGGCATGACCATGAGCGGCCGGTCGCGGGCATGCAGCCGCGCAAGCGTCCCGAGGTCGAGATGGTCGTAATGGCAATGGCTGACCAGCACAGCGTCGATCCGGGGCAGGTCCTCGAAGGCGACGCCCGGCGCGGTGACGCGCCTGGGGCCGGCAAAGGCGACGGGGCTGGCGCGGTCGGACCAGACCGGATCGGTCAATATGTTGCAGCCGGCTGCCTGGATGAGCACCGTAGCATGCCCGACCATCGTCACCACCAGCGTCTGGCTGGACGGCGCCGGGCGCGTGGGGGTGACGGGAACGGAGCCCGGCCAGGGCGCCGCCCGCTTGCCCAACCGCCAGCGCAGCAGGTCGCCCAGACCGCGATCGGTGGACGCCTGGCCGGGATTGAAAAAGCGCAGGCCATCGAAATGATCGCTCGGCGGCCCGGCATAATAGGGATTGCGCGGCATTCGCCTAACGCCGCTTGATGCCGCCGAGGAGTATCCGCCCGACCCGCTCCGCCAGGGAAGGGACGGGCGGCACCACCGACAGCCCGTCGAGCAGGAGCAAGACCAGGCCGTGGACATTCGCCCAGGCGGCGAGCGCGACTATGGCGGCCGCCTCCTCATCGTCGGGCGGCGCATCGAACACGCCCTCCGCAATGCCCTGCGCGATGACCGAGAGGAGGACCGCATGCGAGCCTGCGGCAGCTTCGCCGACCGGATAGGGAAGGGCGGCGCGCGATGCGGCGAGCGCCGTGCCGAACATGAGGCGATAGCGCGCCGGATTGTCGAGCCCGAAGGCGACATAGGCCGCGCCGATCGCGATCAGGGCCTCCTCGATGCCTTCGGACTGCTGGGCCGCGGCCAACATCGCGGCGCGCAGGTCGACGAAGCCCTTTATCGCGATTGCGCCCAGCAGGTCCAGCTTTCCGGGGAAATGGCGATAAGGCGCGTTGTGGCTCACCCCTGCCCGGCGAGCGACCTCCCGCAAGGAAAATTCCCAATTCTGCTCCTCCGCGACGATCGCGGTCGCGGCGTCGACGAGCACGCGTCTCAGATCGCCATGATGATAGGCAGGGGCGGCGTTCGGCTCGGCTGGCATGGTGGCTCCAGAAAGATGTTGACACTGTCTACACACCATATGTAGACAGTGTCAACATAAAGGCGCGAGATTCGACGCTTCGAATGCGACCCGCGCCGCATGCCGGACCCGGCCCGCCATTGGACGGAGCGGAAGCGGTCCGGTCCCCTTCGATCGAGGAATCCATCATGGCCCATATTTTCTTTCCCCTGCCCTCGCGCGATTTCGATCCGACCGAGGTCGGCGTCACATGGCGCGTGCTGACCGCCGCGGGGCACGGCGTGAGCTTCGCCACGCCCGACGGCAAGGCCGGCGCCGCCGACCCGATCATGATCACGGGGCGCGGGCTGGATCCATGGAGTCCGATCCCGCTGATCGGGCGGATCACGGTGATCGGCCGGATGCTGCGCGCCAACAAGGATGCCCGCCGCGCCTATGCCGAGATGATCGCCAGCCCCGCCTTCCGGTCGCCCCGCAGCTGGGACGAGCTTTCGGTGGACGGCCATGACGCGATCGTGCTGGGCGGCGGCCATCGGGCGCGCGGGATGCGCGAATATCTGGAAAGCCCGGTCCTGCAAAAGCTGGTGGCCGACTTCTTCGCCGCCGACAAGCCCGTGGCGGCGATCTGCCATGGCGTGCTGCTCGCGGCGCGCAGCAAGCGGGCGGACGGGCGCTCGGTTCTCCACGGCCGCAAGACGACGGCGCTGAGTTGGAGGCATGAACGGACCGCGAGCGCATTCGCGCATGTCGGCCGCTTCTGGGACCGCAACTATTACCGCACCTATCCGGAGGAGGATGGACAGCCAAAGGGCTATATGTCGGTCGAGCAGGAGGTCATCCGCCACCTTGCCGATCCTGGCGATTTCATCGATGTGCGACCCGAGGATCCGCATTTCCGTCGCAAGACATCCGGACTGGTCCGCGACAGCTTCATGGACCACAGCCCGGCGCTGGTGGTAGAGGACGGCAATTATGTGTCGGCGCGATGGCCCGGCGATACGCATTGTTTCGCCAGCACATTTGCCCGGCTCCTGGCCCGCAGCCCGGCGGAAGAGGATTCGCGCCGGGCGCGGGTCGCCTGATCCGCCCCATCCGGATCGACGAAGGCCTGCCGATCAAGGATGTCTCATCTGGAACGCTATTTCGACGTCTCTCGCCGCTCCTCGGCCAACCGCTTCGCGAGCAGGCGGCGCGAACGTTCCGCATAGGACCGGCAGGCCCCGGATCCACTGCCATACCGCCCCGCGCCCGCATTGTCGGGATGCGCGGAGATCAAAATGTCGCACTTCAAAGCGCCCATGCGCCTGTAGCTGGCTTCGAAGCCCTTGACGATCGGCGCGCTGGAAGGCGCGGTGAAACGGTAACGGTCGGCCGACACCGGATTGAGGCTGGAGGCGAAGACGATCGCCTTGCACCTCTTGCCCTCGCAGGCGTTCCAGCTCCATGTCATGCTGCCCATCGTGTGGCCCGGCGTCGCATGCGCGGTGATGGATGCGCGGCCGATCCTCAGAACCTCTCCGTCCTTCATGACGCGCAGCCGCGACACCGCCGGCCAGGCGCCGCCATAGTCGAATTGCGGATCGTCCTTCGCATGCGCGCCTGCCCGCAGGCCCTCCGCGCCGCGCCGGCTGGCCACCACGGTGGCGCCGGTGTCGCGCGCCAGGGCGGCGATCCCGCCAGCATGATCATAATGCGGCTCGGTACTCAGAATAAATTTGATGTCTCTGGGGTCGAAGCCCAGCTTGCGAACATTGCTGAGGATCATCGGCGCCGCCTGCGGAAGCGCGCCGTCGATCAGCACCAGGCCCGCACCCGTGTCGATCAAGGCGACGCTGAGACCCGCGAAGCCGACCAGATAGCTGTTGCCGAAAACCCTTTCGGGCGGCAGGGGCGCAAGCCATTCCTTGGCTCTTTCGACCGCCATCGGCCGGGTCAGAGGGTCATCGGAGGCGCGGGCGCCGCCCGCCCGGTCCATGGCCGCCATGGCTTCCGGCTCCGGCCCTGTCGCTGCCGCCGCCGGGCTGATGGCCAGCGACGCGGCGATTGTCATCGTTGCGATCATCCTCGTCTCCCTTCCCGGCGGGGATGCCCGATTCAACCTCCTTCCCGCAAAGCATGATTTCTCGACAAAGCCATGAGAATAATTGATGACGGGTCATGGACCGCGCCCAACTTCCCCTGAACGCCCTGCGCGCCTTCGAAGCGGCGGCGCGTCACCTCAATTTCACCCGCGCCGCGATCGAGCTTTGCGTCAGCCAGGGGGCCGTCAGCCATCATGTCGCGCAGCTTGAACGCCGGCTCGGCGTGCGCCTCTTCCACCGCCTGCCGCGAGGACTCTCGCTTACCGACGAGGGGCGCGCGCTCGTCCCCGTGCTGGCCGAAGCGTTCGACCGGGTGGGCGCGACGCTGGACCAATATGCCGGCGGCCGATTTCGGGAGGTGCTGAAGGTCGGCGTCGTCGGCACGTTCGCGACCGGCTGGCTGTTGCCGCGGCTGGACGCCTTCGCCCGCGCCCACCCCGCCATCGACCTGCGCATTTCGACGAACAACAACCGCGTGGACCTGGCAGGGGAAGCGCTGGATTTCGCGATCCGTTACGGCGACGGCGCATGGCACGGCACCCAGGCCGAACCCTTGATCGAAGCGCCAATGACGCCGCTGTGCGCTCCGGCCATGGCGGCGCGGCTGAGGTCGCCCGCCGACGTCCTGCACGAACGGCTGCTGCGTTCGTACCGGCCGGATGAATGGGCGCTCTGGTTCGAGGCGGCGGACATCCCCGTCCCGCTTTTCCGCGGACCCGTTTTCGACAGTTCGGCGCTGATGGTGTCCGCCGCCATGGCCGGTTTCGGCGTCGCGCTCGCGCCTCCCGCGATGTTCATCCGCGAACTTGCATCGGAACTGCTGGCGCAGCCTTTCCCGATCATGATCGACGCGGGCCGCTATTGGCTCACCCGGCTGATGTCGCGACCCGAAACCCACGCCATGCGGCGCTTTCGCGAATGGCTTGACGGAGAGGTCACGGCCCCGATCGCGTCATGGCCCTATGTCCGCGAGCAGGGTGGCGGCGCCAATTTCCCATAGGTGCCCCTGTGGAACAACAGGGGCGCGCCCGGATGATGCACGTCCAGCGCATGCACGCTGCCGAGCACGAGATGATGGTCCCCCGCGTCGTGCACCGCATATATGGTGCAGTCGATCCAGGCGATGGCGCCGTCGAGCACCGGGGAACCGAGCGCCGAGGGACGATGCGCCACGCCGACGAACTTGTCCGGATCCTTCGATGCGAGGGTGCGGCACAGGGCCTCCTGATCATCGCCCAGGACATTGACGCAGAAACGTCCCGCCTCCGCGATCCTGGGCCAACTTGAAGAGGCCTTGTCGGGAAAGAACGCCACCAGCGCCGGGTCGAGCGACACCGATGTGAAGGATCCCACGATCATGGCGGCGGGCCTGCCGTCCGGGGGCATCGCCGTGATGGCGCAGACGCCGGTCGGATAATGGCCCAATATGCGGCGAAAGGTCGCGGGTTCGATGGCGAGCGTCATGACGATTTCAGACTTTCCAGACAAGCGGGATTCTTTTCTGAGCGGCGACGGAATCCCGGAAACAGGGCCATGCGGCTCCATCGGCGATGGTGAAGGGGCAGCGCGGTAAGCGCGTCGGCCTTTCCCGCCGCGCCCTGCCTATGGGATCGCGGATTGATGAACCTCGACCACATACATCTTGACGCTGCCGGCTTCTACGAACTCGTCCTCGTCGGCGCGAATGACCTGCATGATGTCTGCATCGAAGAACGCCTGGATTCCCGCCTCGGCGTGCGCGCGCGTCGGGTAGATGGCTTCGGTTATGACGTCGAAATCGGCACTTGCCGCGCTTGCACGACCATCGCCCACCGACGCCAGCAGCGGATCATCCGCCCGGATGTAGTTACGCCGATACACGCCGATCGGGGGAAGTATCCGCCTTGCCAAGGGCGCATGCTTTTCTTCATAATAGCGGATGAATTCATCCAGCGACATTCCCGGCTTTCTCCTCATCGATACCAACAGCTTGAACATTGCGCCCTCTCCTGCTGCATATGATCGTTCATCAGGGCGCGATCAGATCGCTCCGCCGCCGTCGACGGGCAGTTCCGCGCCCGTGATGTAGGCGGCCTCCGCCGACGTCAGGAATGTCACGGCGTCCGCAATCTCATCGGGCGTCCCCATCCTGGCCAAGGGCATGGTCGCCACGATCGCGTCGTTGAAGCCGGCGGGATTCAGTTGGATCATGGGCGTGTCGATGGCCCCCGGATAGATGCCGTTCACGCGAATGCCATGCTTCGCCAGTTCCAGGGCCGCGCATCTGGTCATGCCCCGGACCGCCCATTTCGATGCCGAATAGGCGAACATGCCGGCTATTCCGCGCAGCGCGACGCCGGACGATATGTTCACGATCGAACCGCCCCCCGCATCGGCGATCAAGGGCGCGGCCGCCTTCATCCCCAGGAAGACGCCCAGTTGATTGACGTCGACGCTTCTCGCGAACTGCTCCCGGTCCGTTTCGAGCATGGGCAGCGGAATGAAAATGCCCGCGCAATTCACCAATGCCGTCAGCTTGCCGAAAGCCGCCAGCGCCGCCGAACAGGCATCGTCCCACTGGCTTTCGCTGGCAACGTCCAGAAGCTGGAACCTTGCCGCCGCTCCCAGTTCCGCCGCCAGCCGCTCGCCGGCGGGATTGCGGTCGGCAAGGACGACCGATGCGCCGGCCGCGACGAATTTCCGGGCTATGGCCGCGCCCATGCCGCTCGCGGCGCCGGTGACGATCGCCACCGTGCCGCCGAGCCGCCCGTTCGACGCAGGTTCCACCCCCTCGCTCATCGCGTCCGCACTGTGAGGGATATGCCGTATGTGGCGGGCGTCCCCACGCGTCGCGCGATGGTGTCGTTGGCGAAGTTGACCGACGTCTCGTAGAGCTTGTTCGTCACGTTGCGGCCGAACAGCGTAAGCCGCCAGCTATCGTCATGCCCCGCGATGCCCGCGCGAAGATCGAGCAAGGCCCGACCGCGCAGCCTGTAGAGGGTTTCCGGATTGTCGGGCAGGGTGAAGGTGGAATTGGACGCGCTCTGGAAGTTCAGGCTGCTTCCGACAAATGCCTTGAAGCTGCCCGCGTTCCATTCATATTGCGCGTCGGCTGACCCCTGCCAGGTGGGCGTGAACGGGACGCGCGATCCCCTGAAATTGCCGAAGTCGCCGGCGCCATTGAAGGTCGTGAAATCGGAAACGACCTTGGTCTTGATATAGGTCGCCGCGGCCGAGAGCGAGAGGCCGGGATAAGGCCGCGCCACCAGGCTCGCCTCCGCCCCGACCGAGCGCACTTTCGGCACGTTGACGAGCAGTTCCAGCAGGCCGAAGACAAGATCCTCTATGCGCGCGCGCTCCTGCTTGTTGCGGTAGTCGTAATAGAATCCGGCAAGATTGAACTGGAGATGCTTGTCGAAAAGCGGCAGCTTCGCCCCGGCCTCATAGGCGTCCACCCGCTCCTGCCGCGCCGGCACATATTGCGAGGTGGAGGAGGCCGAGATGTTCGAGAAGGCGCCCGCCTTGTACCCCCGGCTGAAGGTCGCGTAGAGCAGAGCGCCGCTCGGCGCCTTGTAGGACATGCCTGCCAGGAGCGAGATATTGTCCTCGTTCAGCGAGGACTGATTGCCTGCGGGCAAGAGTTCGGGCGCGGGCGTCAGGGAGTAGCATTGGTTCTGGTCGACGACTTCGACCGGCGTGTTCTTGAGGCCGAAGGCCGCGAATATTTCCTGGAGCCGGGTGAATATCCGTCCGGTGGCGTTTTCAACGCTGCCATCATAGCTGCATTGATAGGCCGACCGATTCTGCTTCGTATAGCGGATGCCGCCCTTGATCGACAGGCCATCGACGACTTCATATTCGGCATTGGCGAAGACCGCATAGGTGCGCGTCTTCTGAAGCGCCTGCGATATGGCGGCCGAGATCGGAGGCAGGTCGGGAAAGGGCGTGGATGCCGAGGCGTCGAAAATGCGGTACTGATGGCGGTCGTCCACATTCGCATAATCGTAATTGGCGCCGATCAGACCCCGGAAGCGGTCCGTATCCAGGCTGAGTCGAAGTTCCTGGTTGAACGTCTTGATCCGGCCGAAGGCCCGACCCGTGAAGTCCACGAAGGCCGTTCCGTCATAATCCTGGAATCGGTCAAGATCCTGATGCTGATAGGATGTTAT
This genomic interval carries:
- a CDS encoding FAD-dependent oxidoreductase encodes the protein MKQSAERSRLSRRAFIQAGGAGLAVSTLGAAASAPAVAAVGRQWTQIADIVVVGSGAAASVAALAAAKDGAKVLMLEKAPVYGGTSAKSGGAFWVPNNFRLKERGIEDPKASLLAYCAAYSYPHLFDSNSPTLGLGEDVYKLLEAFYDNASPMTDMLREIKAAEIGRFHVLPDGQGTDLPDYGVLDGNNKVPRGRCLGPIKPDGSPGFGAELMRQIKARIDAYGIPLLTSHQVVRLVTDGDGAVLGVEALNDGKEVSFGARKGVIFATGGFTYNREMLNLHQTGPVYGGCGVPTNTGDFVSIAGAVGAKLGNMGSAWRAEIVLEEALEYVSVPSDVWIPPGDSMFIVNRYGNRVFNEKRNYHDRARVHQHYDPNGSVAKIGGSQR
- a CDS encoding IS6-like element IS6100 family transposase encodes the protein MTDFKWRHFQGDVILWAVRWYCRYPISYRDLEEMLAERGISVDHTTIYRWVQCYAPEMEKRLRWFWRRGFDPSWRLDETYVKVRGKWTYLYRAVDKRGDTIDFYLSPTRSAKAAKRFLGKALRGLKHWEKPATLNTDKAPSYGAAITELKREGKLDRETAHRQVKYLNNVIEADHGKLKILIKPVRGFKSIPTAYATIKGFEVMRALRKGQARPWCLQPGIRGEVRLVERAFGIGPSALTEAMGMLNHHFAAAA
- a CDS encoding TonB-dependent receptor domain-containing protein, whose amino-acid sequence is MQQSPDLNGVHASGEVEYGNYDSRKVKGMLNLPLTQSLGARFAGIYVNRDGYTKNLHDGARLDGRDIYAVRASLRWEPSSSTTIDLLGYYFHEKDNRLRIQKQKCLRDPTGVLGCLPGRLGNDYTNNNATFGGTLTSREYLTMQGGPGIGALALGSLYGPDSNLGNSLIADPRTVNTDFHPTFFSDEIQAQLRIEHDFGPVTLKVSGQYQRTRTAASQDYNLSVNNAALFLPGLSTLQAYGNGVAGPSLAQFGRVAAALIPNGPAGPYCTSIVEPSATGAFGGHSLCSATPQDFDRTSLFGRAFTGEAIVASKFDGPFNFLVGGIYSDYRNHNADYNVNAFNIDYAAGVLGVLTSLGQQGGQAAAGQPVTYPTVFLASPYVRNNSQLFQLKSYGLFGEAYFEPNDRLKLTAGLRYNHDDKSNRARNTIISFPVPYGTANAFDSPFFAAYDADAGRPGIQPVQQRDATFGEFTGRAVIDFQVTPRNLLYASYSRGYKSGGINPPLLPIFNISDSFEPEFVNALEVGSKNSFLGGSLRLNASAFYYQYKGLQLSRIVSRTSVNDNVDADIYGIELEAIARPIPALTVNINASYLHTKVSSDRYITNPRDPSGGRSDAVIVKDISNGSNCTVVPNTAGNSAASNNFVNFVNGEINAGRVVNSSTGRPLFRPGAGLQGTTPFPADSGLNGATGAYSICSALASYVASAGAGPSGVSVLTDGVPVNLRGNRLPQAPDFKVSAGAQYVVDMGTGGSTLVPRVDVILTGGSYGSVFNGNANRIPSYVIVNAQLQLNGRDDRWFVRAFVQNLTDSNAITGLYVSDQPSGLFTNIFTLEPRRYGIAAGVNF
- a CDS encoding MBL fold metallo-hydrolase — translated: MPRNPYYAGPPSDHFDGLRFFNPGQASTDRGLGDLLRWRLGKRAAPWPGSVPVTPTRPAPSSQTLVVTMVGHATVLIQAAGCNILTDPVWSDRASPVAFAGPRRVTAPGVAFEDLPRIDAVLVSHCHYDHLDLGTLARLHARDRPLMVMPLGNDAIVRAHIPDARLATGDWWDAITLAPGIATTLTPAVHWSNRSLADRRMALWSGHFLATPVGTVWFAGDTGFGDGAIFARIAHLGSPDLALLPIGAYAPRWFMAAQHVDPAEAVRIFQIVGARRALGIHWGTFRLTDEPRDEPVLRLGEALAAAGVDPARFVAARPGEVFTDSQGSVDEFERSGIGQLRTSVFRHPGLDPGSRFSCKTAPRPRQRDPGSSPG
- a CDS encoding TetR/AcrR family transcriptional regulator, which gives rise to MPAEPNAAPAYHHGDLRRVLVDAATAIVAEEQNWEFSLREVARRAGVSHNAPYRHFPGKLDLLGAIAIKGFVDLRAAMLAAAQQSEGIEEALIAIGAAYVAFGLDNPARYRLMFGTALAASRAALPYPVGEAAAGSHAVLLSVIAQGIAEGVFDAPPDDEEAAAIVALAAWANVHGLVLLLLDGLSVVPPVPSLAERVGRILLGGIKRR
- a CDS encoding type 1 glutamine amidotransferase domain-containing protein, with product MAHIFFPLPSRDFDPTEVGVTWRVLTAAGHGVSFATPDGKAGAADPIMITGRGLDPWSPIPLIGRITVIGRMLRANKDARRAYAEMIASPAFRSPRSWDELSVDGHDAIVLGGGHRARGMREYLESPVLQKLVADFFAADKPVAAICHGVLLAARSKRADGRSVLHGRKTTALSWRHERTASAFAHVGRFWDRNYYRTYPEEDGQPKGYMSVEQEVIRHLADPGDFIDVRPEDPHFRRKTSGLVRDSFMDHSPALVVEDGNYVSARWPGDTHCFASTFARLLARSPAEEDSRRARVA
- a CDS encoding subclass B3 metallo-beta-lactamase SIE-1: MIATMTIAASLAISPAAAATGPEPEAMAAMDRAGGARASDDPLTRPMAVERAKEWLAPLPPERVFGNSYLVGFAGLSVALIDTGAGLVLIDGALPQAAPMILSNVRKLGFDPRDIKFILSTEPHYDHAGGIAALARDTGATVVASRRGAEGLRAGAHAKDDPQFDYGGAWPAVSRLRVMKDGEVLRIGRASITAHATPGHTMGSMTWSWNACEGKRCKAIVFASSLNPVSADRYRFTAPSSAPIVKGFEASYRRMGALKCDILISAHPDNAGAGRYGSGSGACRSYAERSRRLLAKRLAEERRETSK